The following are encoded together in the Candidatus Tumulicola sp. genome:
- the infC gene encoding translation initiation factor IF-3 yields the protein MPRQRPFFFFWRYAIARPLRINDQIRIRSVRVIDDNGEQLGIMATEDALARARGAGLDLIEVSPNAQPPVCKIADYGRLKYEQSKKDKDARKKQRHFELKEVKLRPKIETHDYETKARMAERLLIDGSKIKVTIMFRGREITYTSFGRRLLDRMAEDMSPLATLEREARLEGRNMFMILAPRAVPTGPPKFSPLGREKDAEPVEESDDADLDDNLDDHELLEEQTSAQDTNSPGNGQTRQSDGDRESSPSPSI from the coding sequence TTGCCGAGGCAACGCCCTTTTTTCTTTTTCTGGAGATATGCCATAGCACGACCGCTCCGCATCAACGATCAAATCCGCATTCGTTCGGTCCGCGTGATCGACGATAACGGCGAACAGCTTGGAATCATGGCGACCGAGGACGCCCTTGCGCGCGCTCGCGGCGCCGGGCTCGACCTGATCGAGGTCTCGCCCAACGCCCAGCCGCCGGTGTGCAAGATCGCCGACTATGGACGACTGAAATACGAACAGTCGAAGAAAGATAAGGACGCTCGCAAGAAGCAGCGCCACTTCGAACTCAAGGAAGTCAAGTTGCGTCCGAAAATCGAGACGCACGACTACGAGACGAAGGCGCGCATGGCAGAGCGCCTGCTGATCGACGGAAGCAAGATCAAAGTGACGATCATGTTTCGCGGACGCGAGATCACGTACACGAGCTTCGGGCGCCGGCTGCTCGATCGAATGGCGGAAGATATGTCTCCGCTCGCAACGCTCGAACGCGAAGCCCGCCTCGAGGGGCGGAATATGTTCATGATTCTGGCGCCGCGAGCGGTGCCCACCGGACCACCGAAGTTCTCGCCCCTCGGGCGTGAGAAGGACGCCGAGCCGGTGGAAGAGTCCGATGACGCAGACCTCGACGACAATCTCGACGACCACGAACTATTGGAGGAACAGACCAGTGCCCAAGATACGAACTCACCGGGGAACGGCCAAACGCGTCAAAGTGACGGGGACCGGGAAAGTTCTCCATCGCCATCAATTTAG
- a CDS encoding NUDIX hydrolase has translation MPESVRVVSSRPAYEGRVFDVRVDEIQYASEPPHRIDVVEHGGSVAIAALQDDGSIVLVRQYRHAVGQYVWELPAGAVDPGEDARDAALRELREETGYRAARIELLASIYPTPGFCDEVVHVFVAHDLVQGARALDEDERIDVREISVDQAWRLVTERVCDAKTALALLWLKARDNELRSGTTRS, from the coding sequence ATGCCCGAATCGGTACGCGTCGTTTCTTCTCGCCCGGCGTACGAAGGACGCGTCTTCGATGTCCGCGTCGACGAGATTCAATACGCCTCCGAACCACCGCACCGCATCGACGTCGTGGAGCACGGTGGTTCGGTCGCAATCGCGGCGTTGCAGGACGACGGTTCGATCGTGCTCGTGCGACAGTACCGTCACGCCGTTGGCCAGTACGTATGGGAATTGCCGGCCGGAGCGGTCGATCCAGGTGAAGATGCGCGAGACGCAGCGTTGCGCGAATTGCGTGAGGAGACGGGCTACAGGGCCGCGCGGATCGAGCTGCTTGCGTCGATCTATCCGACGCCCGGATTTTGCGACGAAGTCGTACACGTGTTCGTGGCGCACGATTTAGTGCAAGGCGCACGGGCGCTCGATGAGGACGAGCGAATTGACGTACGAGAGATTTCGGTCGACCAAGCGTGGCGCTTGGTTACCGAGCGAGTATGCGACGCGAAAACGGCGCTCGCGTTGCTGTGGTTGAAGGCGCGAGACAACGAACTGCGAAGCGGGACGACTCGGTCGTAG
- the pheS gene encoding phenylalanine--tRNA ligase subunit alpha: MNGLEMSLKDVRQRFATTIERAEDERALEAARVAYLGRSGEVTNVRRQIGALPPSERPDAGRVINEAVAAMEAMLDDAAAVQRNRALESQLEESIDVTFPAIRPAEGSISPLRRVVEDVCAYFRSHGFAIVTGPEVEPDYYNFDALNIPPDHPAREGFDSFWLTDSLLLRPHTSPVQVRTMQQHRPPIAIIAPGRCYRRDAVDARHLFQFHQIEGLMVAEGVHFGHLKGMLEAMCRELFGPAQNVRFRPSFFPFTEPSAEVDTTCPRCGGHAQTCGMCGGSGWIELGGCGMVHPSVLRYVNYDPETYTGWAFGFGVERLALARYEVDDIRRFINSDPAFLAALQ, translated from the coding sequence GTGAACGGGCTGGAGATGAGTCTCAAAGACGTACGGCAGCGATTCGCCACAACCATCGAACGCGCCGAAGACGAGCGGGCACTCGAAGCCGCGCGCGTCGCGTACTTGGGGCGCAGCGGAGAAGTCACCAACGTGCGCCGGCAAATCGGTGCGCTGCCGCCGTCCGAACGGCCCGACGCCGGGCGCGTCATCAACGAGGCCGTGGCGGCGATGGAGGCGATGCTCGACGACGCAGCTGCCGTGCAGCGCAACCGCGCGCTCGAGTCGCAGTTGGAAGAATCGATCGACGTCACGTTCCCGGCGATTCGACCGGCCGAAGGATCGATTTCCCCGCTCCGGCGTGTGGTCGAAGATGTGTGCGCGTATTTTCGTTCGCACGGCTTCGCAATCGTTACCGGTCCCGAAGTCGAGCCGGACTATTATAATTTCGACGCGTTGAATATTCCGCCGGATCATCCGGCGCGCGAAGGATTCGACTCGTTCTGGCTCACCGATTCGCTGCTGCTGCGGCCGCACACATCGCCGGTGCAAGTGCGCACCATGCAACAGCATCGACCGCCGATCGCGATCATCGCGCCGGGGCGTTGCTACCGTCGCGATGCAGTCGACGCGCGCCATCTGTTCCAGTTCCACCAGATCGAAGGACTGATGGTGGCAGAGGGCGTGCACTTCGGGCATCTCAAAGGAATGCTGGAAGCAATGTGCCGCGAGCTGTTCGGCCCGGCGCAGAACGTTCGTTTCCGGCCGTCGTTCTTTCCCTTCACCGAACCGAGCGCTGAGGTCGACACGACGTGTCCGCGCTGCGGAGGCCACGCGCAAACCTGCGGTATGTGCGGAGGTTCGGGTTGGATCGAACTCGGCGGGTGCGGAATGGTGCATCCGTCGGTGTTGCGTTACGTGAACTACGATCCCGAAACGTACACCGGTTGGGCCTTCGGATTTGGAGTCGAACGATTGGCGTTGGCGCGATACGAGGTCGACGACATCCGCCGATTCATCAACTCCGATCCCGCTTTTCTCGCCGCACTGCAGTAA
- a CDS encoding 50S ribosomal protein L35 yields the protein MTGTGKVLHRHQFSGCGHILSKKTRKRKRNFRKDQPTFKGDLKRLAPTIPYLV from the coding sequence GTGACGGGGACCGGGAAAGTTCTCCATCGCCATCAATTTAGCGGCTGCGGTCACATCCTCAGCAAGAAGACGCGTAAGCGCAAGCGCAACTTCCGTAAAGACCAACCGACCTTCAAAGGCGATCTGAAGCGCTTGGCGCCGACGATTCCGTACCTGGTATAA
- a CDS encoding CvpA family protein: protein MSGSIDWPDIAIGLIIAAAAIKGFSRGFVAELAGIAAIVAGFVAPWWYNGAADGQIESLTHLPAGDAHIAGMLLTGIFAYVVVLVLAAIVGRIAKLPIIGIGNALGGALVGVVKGAVVVWLLLFVALFFPLTPQMHEQLRDARLVGYFTAFDDTAGSAIERFAPPFAQPVIAPLLDRHHL, encoded by the coding sequence GTGAGCGGCAGCATCGATTGGCCCGACATCGCGATCGGGCTCATCATAGCCGCTGCCGCGATCAAGGGATTCTCGCGCGGGTTCGTAGCCGAACTCGCCGGCATCGCAGCGATCGTCGCCGGCTTCGTCGCGCCGTGGTGGTATAACGGCGCGGCCGACGGACAGATCGAGTCGTTAACGCATTTGCCGGCGGGAGACGCGCACATCGCGGGCATGCTGTTGACGGGAATCTTCGCCTACGTCGTGGTGCTCGTGCTGGCGGCGATCGTCGGCCGCATAGCAAAGCTGCCGATCATCGGCATTGGAAATGCTTTGGGCGGAGCGCTGGTCGGCGTCGTGAAAGGCGCGGTCGTCGTTTGGCTGCTGCTATTCGTCGCGCTTTTTTTTCCGCTGACGCCTCAAATGCACGAGCAGCTTCGCGACGCGCGATTGGTGGGCTATTTTACGGCGTTCGACGACACCGCTGGCAGTGCGATCGAACGGTTCGCACCGCCGTTCGCGCAGCCGGTCATCGCGCCGTTGCTAGACCGGCACCACCTCTAA
- the rplT gene encoding 50S ribosomal protein L20, with the protein MARIKRGVHGLKHRRKVMKLVKGFRAARRRNYRVANEALLKSLAYAFRDRRVRKREFRSLWISRINAAVRSEGLSYSVFMNGLKKSGVTVNRKALADLAVSDRAAFGSLMNLAKQAVGK; encoded by the coding sequence ATGGCAAGAATTAAGCGAGGAGTCCACGGTCTCAAGCATCGCCGCAAGGTGATGAAGCTGGTCAAAGGCTTCCGCGCCGCCCGCCGACGCAACTACCGCGTCGCGAACGAAGCGCTGCTCAAGTCGCTGGCCTACGCGTTCCGCGACCGCCGCGTCCGCAAACGTGAGTTCCGTTCGCTGTGGATCAGCCGTATCAACGCGGCCGTGCGCAGCGAGGGTCTGTCGTACTCGGTCTTCATGAACGGCCTGAAGAAGTCGGGCGTCACCGTCAACCGAAAGGCCCTTGCCGACCTGGCCGTGTCGGATCGCGCCGCCTTCGGCTCGCTTATGAACCTAGCGAAGCAGGCCGTCGGGAAGTAG
- a CDS encoding serine hydrolase domain-containing protein, translated as MNLRAFAFFAWLAGAMLAGSIVMPAQAAPTRPAHAPGFESRVATLAQREVAEGRTPGMAIAVVRDGALVYSHGFGYANIAHHVQVTADTEFFAAGITRQFTAAAVLLLVQDGKLRLDDKVDKYVPALHVAADVSLGQLLTQTSGLPVPSGLTAPLDDFTRSVRAADLIAAVDQLKPASPPGSVYADNPLNFLVAGMIVENVSGEPLSDFLQQRIFVPLVMEHTFLAGDTGISPSVATGYTKAARGGPFETAKPFDPAWLAGDRGLVTTVGDLAKWDVEMPILLRDDAVRTMFTAAATSQATQYGMGWVIDRRGGGRYAWYADQTPGYSAANALLLDRHDAVIVLANTDSLNGGRVVAPIDVASHVLDAFDPAQTANLDNAVIARVREWLQRLADKNIDRTELTPSFSRYLSDQVVSRADVAALGKLQSIVPVSSSQQTNGDTQYVLLVRFAKAQYHCRFAVTADGKIDGLYLVN; from the coding sequence ATGAACCTTCGAGCCTTTGCGTTTTTTGCATGGCTGGCCGGCGCTATGCTGGCCGGCTCCATTGTGATGCCCGCGCAGGCGGCACCGACCCGGCCGGCCCACGCTCCGGGGTTCGAATCGCGGGTCGCGACGCTGGCCCAGCGCGAGGTCGCCGAAGGCAGGACGCCGGGCATGGCCATCGCTGTCGTCCGGGACGGCGCACTCGTCTACTCGCACGGGTTCGGCTACGCCAACATCGCGCACCACGTGCAGGTCACGGCCGACACCGAGTTTTTTGCCGCCGGTATCACACGCCAGTTTACTGCGGCCGCCGTGTTGCTGCTGGTTCAGGACGGCAAGCTGCGGCTCGACGATAAGGTCGACAAATACGTGCCGGCGCTGCATGTTGCAGCGGATGTGAGCCTCGGCCAGCTGCTCACGCAAACGTCCGGCCTTCCGGTACCCAGCGGTTTGACGGCGCCGCTCGACGATTTCACCCGTTCCGTTCGCGCGGCCGATCTGATCGCGGCAGTCGATCAGTTGAAACCGGCCTCCCCGCCGGGTAGCGTCTACGCCGATAATCCGCTGAATTTTCTGGTGGCGGGCATGATCGTCGAGAACGTTTCGGGCGAGCCGCTCTCCGATTTTCTGCAACAGCGAATTTTCGTACCGCTGGTAATGGAACACACGTTTTTGGCGGGCGACACCGGCATTTCGCCGAGCGTCGCGACGGGATATACCAAAGCTGCGCGCGGCGGTCCGTTCGAGACTGCCAAACCGTTCGATCCCGCTTGGCTCGCCGGCGATCGCGGGCTCGTAACAACGGTCGGGGATCTCGCAAAATGGGACGTCGAAATGCCGATCCTCTTGCGCGACGACGCCGTTCGAACGATGTTTACGGCCGCCGCCACATCGCAAGCCACGCAGTACGGTATGGGTTGGGTCATCGATCGTCGCGGCGGTGGTCGCTACGCATGGTACGCCGATCAGACTCCAGGTTATTCCGCCGCAAATGCGTTGTTGCTAGATCGCCACGACGCCGTCATCGTGCTAGCCAACACCGATTCGCTGAATGGAGGACGCGTGGTCGCGCCGATCGACGTCGCATCGCACGTCTTAGATGCGTTCGATCCCGCTCAAACGGCAAATCTCGACAACGCGGTGATCGCGCGCGTTCGCGAATGGCTGCAGCGCCTCGCCGATAAGAACATCGACCGGACGGAATTAACGCCGTCGTTTAGCCGGTATCTCAGCGATCAAGTCGTATCGCGCGCGGATGTTGCCGCACTCGGAAAACTGCAAAGCATCGTGCCCGTTTCAAGTTCGCAACAGACCAATGGCGACACGCAATACGTGCTTTTGGTTCGATTTGCTAAAGCCCAATATCACTGCCGGTTCGCGGTAACCGCCGACGGCAAAATCGACGGCCTCTATCTGGTGAACTGA
- the pheT gene encoding phenylalanine--tRNA ligase subunit beta, with protein MRVPIGWLREFVDLPDDAGSIADRLASLGFPVAEIERRPDITGVAVGKVLDIAKHPNADRLQVARIDAGDDEPLTIATAATNVAAGQTIAVARIGARLPQLTIAPRTMRGIASQGMMISAEELALPAEWFEDGILQLDPETPAGADAVALFGLNDPVFDVEITTNRVDAMSMLGIARELAASYRCPLRLPELLEAGDVRANGDPGIVVDLASTGCTRFVVQQFGELHAGVAPAWMRVRLALAGQRPIDNVVDVSNYVMLETGQPLHFYDAGRVAGSTLTVRDAHQDETIVTLDDVERRLAPSTLVVADQQRALGVAGVMGGRDSEVSSSTSTIVLEAATFEGSRVRRAAKALGLRTEAAARHEKTLPPRLADFGAARAAWLLVHMGATASQPRAYGEELEDAAPIALRTRDVKRLLGLEVPAQRIAGELESLGCRVAQSGDTFDVTPPWWRRDLVIAADLIEEVARMEGYDRIDATVPSVAPHAISSDSFDRERDAANALAALDYREIVTYSLRPSNELERVRRAGFSFADAAVEVRNPLSEDQRFLRTSLADGFVSYCAQIDRPVRVFEIGDTFRRDDGGAIDERNSAIFGFAAESLDEPAWHDTHFLRLKGDCATLLERLTGRACAAERASAPGLHPGKTAALTIDGTRLATFGCIDPRLAAAFDARLPLYFAIVALDRLPAYAVKRYHPASKFPGTSRDLALTLDTSVDAGTVERTIADAIGAACTSAEAFDEYRGPQIPADKKSLAVRVALRLDDATITDAQADEAIERAREALDTKLGATLRT; from the coding sequence ATGCGCGTTCCCATTGGGTGGCTGCGTGAGTTCGTCGATCTGCCCGACGATGCCGGATCGATCGCCGATCGACTTGCGTCGCTTGGATTTCCAGTCGCGGAAATCGAACGCCGGCCAGACATCACAGGCGTGGCCGTCGGCAAAGTGCTCGACATCGCTAAACATCCCAACGCAGACCGTTTACAGGTGGCACGCATCGATGCCGGCGACGACGAGCCGCTCACGATCGCAACGGCCGCGACCAACGTCGCGGCAGGGCAGACGATCGCCGTGGCGAGAATCGGTGCGCGTCTCCCGCAGTTGACCATCGCTCCCCGCACCATGCGCGGCATCGCGTCGCAAGGCATGATGATTTCGGCCGAAGAGTTGGCTTTGCCGGCCGAGTGGTTCGAGGACGGCATTTTGCAGCTCGATCCCGAGACGCCGGCCGGAGCCGATGCGGTGGCGCTGTTCGGCCTCAACGATCCGGTGTTCGATGTGGAAATCACAACCAATCGCGTCGACGCGATGTCGATGCTCGGAATCGCACGCGAGCTGGCTGCATCCTATCGTTGTCCGTTGCGCCTACCCGAACTCCTCGAGGCCGGCGACGTACGCGCGAACGGAGATCCCGGTATTGTGGTCGACCTCGCTTCGACTGGATGCACGCGCTTCGTGGTGCAGCAATTTGGGGAACTGCACGCCGGCGTCGCGCCGGCGTGGATGCGCGTGCGATTGGCGTTAGCGGGCCAGCGGCCGATCGATAACGTGGTCGACGTTTCGAACTACGTGATGCTCGAAACCGGCCAACCACTGCATTTCTACGACGCAGGCCGAGTTGCGGGTTCGACGCTCACCGTACGCGACGCGCACCAAGACGAGACGATCGTCACACTCGACGATGTCGAACGAAGGCTTGCGCCGTCAACGCTCGTCGTTGCCGACCAGCAGCGCGCGTTGGGGGTTGCGGGCGTGATGGGCGGCCGCGACTCCGAAGTCTCGTCTTCCACGTCGACGATCGTGCTCGAAGCCGCCACCTTCGAAGGCTCGCGCGTGCGCCGCGCGGCGAAAGCGTTGGGACTGCGTACCGAAGCCGCAGCGCGGCACGAGAAAACGCTACCCCCGCGTCTGGCCGATTTTGGAGCGGCGCGGGCGGCGTGGCTGTTGGTGCATATGGGAGCGACGGCGTCGCAGCCCAGAGCGTATGGCGAGGAGCTCGAAGACGCCGCCCCGATCGCGTTACGCACGCGCGATGTGAAGCGACTGCTGGGATTGGAAGTGCCCGCGCAACGTATTGCCGGCGAACTCGAATCGCTCGGCTGTCGCGTCGCACAGTCTGGCGACACATTCGACGTTACGCCGCCGTGGTGGCGACGCGATCTCGTCATCGCTGCCGACCTAATCGAAGAAGTCGCCCGCATGGAAGGCTACGACCGGATCGACGCAACCGTGCCGAGCGTCGCGCCGCACGCGATCTCCAGCGATTCGTTCGATCGCGAACGGGATGCGGCGAACGCGTTAGCGGCCCTCGATTATCGCGAAATCGTGACGTACTCGCTGCGCCCGTCAAACGAGCTCGAGCGCGTTCGACGCGCCGGCTTCTCGTTCGCAGATGCCGCGGTGGAAGTGCGCAATCCGCTTTCCGAGGATCAACGCTTTCTTCGCACGTCGCTAGCCGACGGATTCGTTTCCTATTGCGCGCAAATCGATCGCCCGGTTCGCGTCTTCGAGATCGGCGACACGTTCCGTCGCGATGACGGCGGTGCGATCGACGAACGCAACAGCGCTATTTTTGGATTTGCAGCCGAGTCGCTCGACGAACCGGCATGGCACGACACGCATTTCTTGCGTCTCAAGGGCGACTGCGCAACGCTGCTCGAGCGACTCACGGGACGCGCGTGCGCGGCCGAACGTGCGAGCGCTCCGGGCTTGCACCCGGGCAAGACGGCCGCGCTGACAATCGACGGAACGCGCCTAGCGACGTTCGGTTGCATCGATCCTCGCCTAGCGGCGGCCTTCGACGCGCGTTTGCCGCTGTATTTCGCCATCGTTGCACTCGATCGACTGCCGGCCTACGCGGTCAAACGCTACCATCCCGCATCGAAGTTTCCCGGAACGTCGCGCGATTTAGCGTTGACTCTGGATACTTCGGTCGACGCCGGTACGGTCGAACGTACGATCGCCGACGCAATCGGGGCCGCGTGCACGTCGGCCGAAGCGTTCGACGAATATCGCGGGCCACAGATTCCGGCCGACAAAAAAAGTCTGGCGGTGCGTGTCGCTCTGCGGCTCGACGACGCAACGATCACGGACGCGCAGGCCGACGAAGCGATCGAACGCGCGCGCGAGGCGCTGGATACGAAACTCGGAGCGACGCTTCGAACGTGA
- a CDS encoding RNA methyltransferase codes for MIAPLGAQSDRLTRVASLKTAKGRRRHKQFAFEGPTLLDEALRAGTPIDELYVTQAALDAHSDLTERASGIPVHIVSERSFAKISDVETPAGLLAVAHAKQAPLEALLDGAGLVAVLAGLNDPGNAGTLLRSADAFEARGAVFGDGGVDPFSPKVVRAGMGAFFRLKIAVATPDGFAQAAASSGFTAIGLRAGAQPLHEVDWPERTAMVVGHERRGLGAWEALCERFAGIPIGGAAESLNAAVAGSIAFYEVARSGGKRLI; via the coding sequence GTGATCGCCCCGCTTGGAGCGCAGTCGGATCGGTTGACCCGCGTCGCATCGCTCAAGACCGCCAAGGGCCGCCGTCGGCACAAGCAATTTGCTTTTGAAGGCCCGACCTTGCTGGACGAAGCGTTGCGCGCCGGAACGCCGATCGACGAGCTGTACGTCACGCAAGCCGCGCTCGATGCCCACTCGGACCTCACCGAACGGGCGTCCGGCATTCCCGTTCACATCGTAAGCGAACGCAGCTTTGCGAAGATTTCAGACGTCGAAACGCCGGCCGGTCTGCTGGCGGTGGCTCACGCGAAACAAGCCCCGTTGGAGGCATTGCTGGACGGCGCGGGGTTGGTAGCCGTGCTTGCCGGCCTGAACGACCCGGGCAATGCCGGCACCCTCCTTCGCTCGGCCGACGCGTTCGAGGCGCGCGGCGCGGTTTTTGGCGATGGCGGGGTGGATCCGTTTTCGCCCAAAGTGGTGCGGGCCGGTATGGGCGCATTTTTCCGCCTCAAGATCGCCGTCGCGACGCCCGACGGTTTCGCCCAGGCGGCCGCGTCGAGCGGTTTCACTGCGATCGGCCTTCGGGCGGGCGCACAGCCTCTCCACGAGGTCGATTGGCCGGAACGAACCGCGATGGTCGTCGGCCACGAACGCCGCGGGCTGGGGGCCTGGGAGGCGCTTTGCGAGCGTTTCGCCGGCATCCCGATCGGTGGCGCGGCGGAGAGTCTTAACGCAGCAGTCGCGGGCTCGATTGCTTTCTACGAGGTCGCTCGGTCTGGCGGAAAACGGCTCATCTGA